A genome region from Chlorobaculum tepidum TLS includes the following:
- a CDS encoding endonuclease MutS2 — translation MDETTVTESVSLFRKLEFDKVARHAAGFCISAMGSDLLMEMGLPDECERELVRVLELKNFLLEGEPLPFSRLPDTRFLLSKLEVLDSWLNAAELLDIFYLLQSSAQLRKFMFTSRERFPALNEFTIRIWLEKSIQYSISQAIDERAVVRDTASDALYEIRKKLGEARDGLRRKMERILRRCQNEGWLMEETVALKNGRQVLPLRVENKHRLPGYIQDYSQTGQTVFVEPAETLEISNRIQELEIAERREIERILKALSDGVRQELENVRHNERIMAAFDSLYARARLAVETGSMLPKISAGRRLKIVKGYHPWLFISHGFSKEKVFPLDMELDENEQVLVISGPNAGGKSVAMKTVGLLVCMLRHGYLVPCSESSEFPLFNSIFIEIGDEQSIENDLSTFSSHLSAIRDILDHAQPDSLVLIDELCSGTDVEEGSAIARAVIEELLERGVKTIVTTHLGELKLYAHRREGVVNGAMEFDRHGLAPTFRFLKGVPGNSFAFAMMRRMGFSDEIVNRATGFLTTGHTGLEEMIEDFRKSAASNRELERELRRERLEAESIRSALTLQRAELRKKMQELKSRGYRDLDRQLEQARKEIRDLVREVKEHPGDDATLHKARTKLAGMKRELAVKGEQVEREVAPQADLSIRPGDTVRIGDTNTTGEVESIQGDSAVVQCGNFRLTTALRGLKKISRAGAKKLQKEAATGAAAGKSWSVKSSTLESTRLDLRGLTGDEAIAEIGRFIDALAVHRMPFGTIVHGKGSGALRLRTAEFLKQHSRVKSFRLGDWQEGGAGVTVVEMR, via the coding sequence ATGGACGAAACGACAGTGACAGAATCGGTCTCCCTCTTCAGAAAGCTTGAGTTTGACAAGGTGGCCCGTCATGCGGCGGGGTTCTGCATTTCGGCGATGGGGAGCGATTTGCTGATGGAGATGGGGCTTCCCGACGAGTGCGAGCGGGAACTGGTGCGGGTGCTTGAGCTGAAGAACTTTCTGCTCGAAGGCGAGCCGCTGCCGTTTTCGCGCCTGCCCGACACGCGCTTTCTGCTCAGCAAGCTCGAAGTGCTCGACAGCTGGCTCAATGCCGCCGAGCTGCTCGATATTTTCTACCTGCTGCAAAGCTCCGCGCAGCTTCGCAAGTTCATGTTTACCAGCCGCGAGCGATTCCCGGCACTGAACGAATTCACCATCCGCATCTGGCTCGAAAAGAGCATCCAGTATTCGATTTCGCAGGCCATCGACGAGCGGGCTGTGGTGCGCGATACGGCAAGCGACGCGCTCTACGAAATCCGCAAAAAACTCGGCGAGGCGCGCGACGGATTGCGCCGCAAAATGGAGCGCATCCTGCGCCGCTGCCAGAACGAAGGGTGGCTGATGGAGGAGACCGTGGCGCTGAAAAACGGTCGGCAGGTGCTGCCGCTTCGGGTCGAGAACAAGCACCGGCTGCCCGGCTACATCCAGGACTACTCACAGACCGGCCAGACGGTGTTCGTCGAACCCGCCGAAACGCTCGAAATCAGCAATCGCATCCAGGAACTCGAAATCGCCGAGCGGCGCGAGATCGAGCGCATTCTCAAGGCGCTCTCCGACGGCGTGCGGCAGGAGCTGGAGAATGTGCGCCATAACGAGCGAATCATGGCGGCGTTCGACTCGCTTTACGCACGGGCGCGGCTCGCCGTCGAGACCGGTTCGATGCTGCCGAAAATCTCGGCGGGGCGGCGGCTGAAGATCGTCAAGGGCTACCATCCGTGGCTCTTCATTTCGCACGGTTTCTCGAAGGAGAAAGTCTTTCCGCTCGACATGGAGCTTGACGAAAACGAACAGGTGCTGGTGATTTCGGGGCCGAACGCGGGCGGCAAGTCGGTGGCGATGAAGACCGTCGGGCTGCTGGTCTGCATGTTGCGCCACGGCTATCTCGTGCCGTGCAGCGAGAGTTCGGAGTTCCCGCTTTTCAACAGCATCTTCATCGAAATCGGCGACGAGCAGTCGATCGAAAACGATCTCTCGACCTTCAGCTCGCACCTCTCGGCGATCCGCGACATCCTTGACCACGCGCAGCCCGACAGCCTCGTTTTGATCGACGAACTCTGCTCCGGCACCGACGTCGAGGAGGGGAGCGCCATCGCCCGCGCGGTGATTGAGGAGCTGCTTGAACGCGGCGTCAAGACCATCGTCACCACCCATCTCGGCGAGCTGAAGCTTTACGCCCACCGGCGCGAAGGGGTCGTCAACGGCGCGATGGAGTTCGACCGGCACGGCCTCGCGCCGACCTTTCGCTTCCTTAAAGGCGTGCCGGGCAACAGCTTCGCCTTTGCGATGATGCGGCGCATGGGCTTTTCGGATGAGATCGTCAACCGCGCAACAGGCTTTTTGACGACCGGTCATACCGGCTTGGAGGAGATGATCGAGGATTTCCGGAAGTCTGCGGCGAGCAACCGCGAGCTGGAGAGGGAGCTGAGGCGCGAGCGGCTCGAAGCCGAATCGATTCGCTCGGCCTTGACCTTGCAGCGGGCCGAACTGCGCAAAAAAATGCAGGAGCTGAAGAGCAGGGGGTATCGCGATCTCGACCGCCAGCTCGAACAGGCGCGCAAGGAGATTCGCGATCTCGTGCGCGAGGTGAAGGAACATCCCGGCGACGATGCGACGCTGCACAAGGCGCGGACGAAGCTGGCCGGAATGAAGCGCGAGTTGGCGGTGAAGGGGGAGCAGGTCGAGCGCGAGGTCGCGCCGCAGGCCGACCTGAGCATCCGCCCCGGCGACACGGTTCGGATTGGCGACACCAACACCACCGGCGAGGTGGAGTCGATCCAGGGCGACTCGGCGGTGGTGCAATGCGGCAACTTCCGGCTTACCACGGCGTTGCGCGGGCTGAAGAAGATTTCCCGTGCCGGTGCGAAGAAGCTGCAAAAAGAGGCGGCGACGGGCGCGGCGGCGGGCAAGAGCTGGTCGGTCAAATCGTCAACGCTCGAATCGACGCGGCTCGACCTGCGCGGCCTCACTGGTGACGAAGCGATTGCCGAGATCGGGCGTTTCATCGACGCGCTGGCGGTGCACCGGATGCCCTTCGGAACCATTGTTCACGGCAAAGGTTCCGGCGCGTTGCGGCTGCGTACGGCAGAGTTTCTCAAGCAGCACTCGCGCGTCAAAAGCTTCCGCCTTGGCGACTGGCAGGAGGGCGGTGCGGGCGTGACCGTGGTCGAGATGCGCTGA
- the pgsA gene encoding CDP-diacylglycerol--glycerol-3-phosphate 3-phosphatidyltransferase encodes MTFSNQLTILRIILVPVFVLLLMQDSAWYRLLGVIVFVTASLTDIYDGYHARKYGEVTRLGAFLDPLADKLLITTAFLFYVWEGYLALWMVLLVAARDIVVTGLRVYAEHIDHPVVTSKEAKYKTFAQNLFAYVIMLFILLKEKSFFGPKMAAFMEVILHSPWLGYAMFAITLFTVWTGVSYLISNRRLIFRNSAGGR; translated from the coding sequence ATGACTTTTTCCAATCAGCTTACCATTCTGAGAATCATTCTCGTGCCGGTTTTCGTGCTGCTGCTCATGCAGGATAGCGCGTGGTACAGGCTGTTGGGGGTCATTGTCTTCGTAACGGCTTCTCTCACCGATATTTACGATGGCTACCACGCCCGTAAGTACGGCGAGGTGACGCGGCTCGGAGCGTTTCTTGATCCGCTGGCCGACAAGTTGCTCATCACTACGGCATTTCTTTTCTATGTATGGGAAGGCTATCTGGCGCTCTGGATGGTGTTGCTCGTGGCTGCCCGTGACATCGTGGTGACGGGGCTGCGCGTCTATGCGGAGCACATCGACCATCCTGTGGTGACCAGCAAGGAGGCCAAGTACAAAACCTTCGCGCAGAACCTGTTCGCCTATGTTATCATGCTTTTCATCCTGCTGAAGGAGAAGAGCTTTTTCGGCCCGAAGATGGCGGCTTTCATGGAGGTGATTCTCCATTCGCCCTGGCTTGGTTACGCGATGTTCGCCATTACGCTGTTTACGGTCTGGACTGGGGTTTCCTACCTCATCAGCAACAGGCGCCTCATCTTCCGGAATTCTGCGGGAGGGCGCTGA
- a CDS encoding phosphatidylglycerophosphatase A family protein gives MRQWLGRIFGSAFGIGYVPFAPGTFASGAAALLYLYIPTIRELPLLALLIALSIVLGVWAGGAMEKEYGEDPSQAVIDEVAGQWISLFAIPFSPLAVLLAFIFFRLFDVLKPGIVDRAQHLPGGWGIMADDVLAGILANLLLRLVMLALPMLPYGLSL, from the coding sequence ATGCGGCAATGGCTCGGCAGAATCTTCGGGAGCGCCTTTGGTATTGGGTATGTGCCGTTTGCGCCGGGCACCTTCGCCAGCGGAGCCGCCGCGCTGCTCTATCTTTATATCCCTACAATTCGTGAATTGCCGTTGCTCGCTTTGCTGATCGCGCTTTCGATTGTGCTTGGCGTGTGGGCTGGCGGGGCCATGGAAAAGGAGTATGGTGAGGATCCTTCGCAGGCGGTGATCGACGAGGTTGCCGGGCAATGGATTTCGCTGTTTGCCATTCCATTTTCACCGCTTGCCGTGTTGCTTGCGTTCATCTTCTTCCGGCTCTTCGACGTACTCAAGCCGGGCATTGTCGATCGTGCCCAGCACCTCCCCGGCGGCTGGGGCATCATGGCCGACGACGTGCTGGCCGGAATTCTGGCCAACCTGTTACTTCGTCTCGTGATGCTTGCCCTTCCGATGCTGCCTTACGGCTTATCCTTGTAA
- the dxs gene encoding 1-deoxy-D-xylulose-5-phosphate synthase yields the protein MADLVSAPAMISQAYPLLSSIHSPADLKKLSLHELELVAAECRKKVIELVSQNGGHFGSSLGVVELTVALHYVYQSPTDRIIWDVGHQAYVHKILTGRLAQMETNRRYHGLAGFPKRSESPHDAFGTGHASTSISAAAGLAAARDLAGRKEKVVAIIGDGSLTGGMAFEAMNHLGDTKSDVLVILNDNQMAISPSTGGLKNYLVNLTLNKTYNRLRKFVWDSLSLLHNEIGETAKTAVHRIEDGIKAAFTPGAYFEALGFRYFGPIDGHNMEQLIKALREMRQLHHPKLLHVITTKGKGFKPAEENQPKWHASVGGFDIETGKNVKAPGKPAKPKYQEVFGEALVELALKDPTITAITAAMPSGTSLDLFQQAIPSRCFDVGIAEQHAVTFAAGLACGGFKPVFAVYSTFLQRAYDQLIHDVALQNLHVVFAIDRAGLVGEDGPTHHGAFDLSYLNVVPNLTIMAPGDEQELRNMLYTALYDIKGPVAIRYPRGSGSGATLHKEFTPVPVGRGRILRDGKSVALLGIGTMSNRALETAALLEAAGLDPLVCDMRFLKPLDTEIIDMAASRCTHIVTIEENSIIGGFGSNVVNYLHHAHPGIKCISFGLPDAFVTHGSMDELYREVGLDAESLSGKILEFYKDKP from the coding sequence ATGGCAGACCTCGTCTCCGCTCCGGCTATGATTTCGCAGGCCTATCCACTGCTTTCGTCCATCCACTCTCCCGCCGACCTCAAGAAACTGAGTCTTCACGAACTCGAACTGGTGGCTGCCGAGTGCCGGAAAAAGGTGATCGAGCTGGTGTCGCAGAACGGGGGACACTTCGGTTCGAGCCTCGGAGTCGTGGAGCTGACCGTGGCGCTGCACTACGTCTACCAGAGCCCGACCGACCGGATCATCTGGGACGTGGGCCATCAAGCGTACGTGCACAAAATCCTCACCGGGCGGCTGGCGCAGATGGAGACCAACCGCCGCTACCACGGCCTGGCGGGCTTCCCGAAGCGCAGCGAAAGCCCGCACGACGCCTTCGGCACCGGCCACGCCTCGACCTCGATCTCGGCGGCGGCAGGACTGGCGGCAGCACGAGACCTTGCCGGACGAAAGGAGAAGGTAGTGGCGATCATCGGCGACGGCAGCCTGACAGGCGGCATGGCCTTCGAGGCGATGAACCATCTCGGCGATACGAAGTCCGACGTACTGGTCATCCTCAACGACAACCAGATGGCGATTTCGCCAAGCACCGGAGGCTTGAAGAACTATCTGGTCAACCTCACCCTGAACAAAACCTACAACCGCTTGCGCAAGTTTGTATGGGACAGCCTCTCCCTGCTGCACAACGAAATAGGCGAAACAGCCAAAACCGCCGTGCACCGCATCGAGGATGGCATCAAGGCCGCCTTCACGCCCGGCGCGTATTTCGAGGCGCTCGGTTTCCGCTACTTCGGCCCCATCGACGGCCACAACATGGAGCAGCTCATCAAGGCGCTCCGCGAAATGCGCCAGCTCCACCACCCCAAGCTGCTACACGTCATTACCACCAAGGGCAAGGGGTTCAAGCCCGCCGAGGAGAACCAGCCCAAGTGGCACGCCAGTGTTGGAGGCTTTGACATCGAGACAGGCAAGAACGTCAAGGCTCCCGGCAAACCGGCCAAGCCGAAGTATCAGGAGGTGTTCGGCGAAGCGCTGGTCGAGCTGGCGCTGAAAGACCCGACCATCACGGCGATCACGGCAGCCATGCCGAGCGGCACCTCGCTCGACCTGTTCCAGCAGGCTATTCCGTCGAGATGCTTCGACGTGGGCATCGCCGAGCAGCACGCTGTCACCTTCGCAGCAGGACTCGCCTGCGGCGGCTTCAAACCGGTATTCGCCGTTTATTCCACCTTTTTGCAACGCGCCTACGACCAGCTCATCCACGACGTGGCGCTGCAAAACCTGCACGTGGTGTTCGCCATCGACCGCGCTGGCCTGGTCGGCGAGGATGGCCCGACCCACCATGGCGCGTTCGACCTGTCGTACCTCAACGTCGTGCCGAATTTGACCATCATGGCCCCCGGCGACGAACAGGAGCTGCGAAACATGCTCTACACGGCACTGTACGATATCAAAGGCCCGGTGGCGATCCGCTATCCTCGAGGCAGCGGCAGCGGCGCGACGCTGCACAAGGAGTTCACGCCTGTTCCGGTCGGCAGGGGGCGAATTCTGCGGGATGGCAAATCGGTGGCGCTGCTTGGCATCGGCACCATGAGCAACCGCGCGCTCGAAACCGCTGCACTGCTTGAAGCGGCAGGCCTCGATCCGCTGGTGTGCGACATGCGCTTCCTCAAGCCGCTCGACACCGAGATAATCGACATGGCGGCATCACGCTGTACGCACATCGTCACCATCGAGGAGAACAGCATCATCGGCGGCTTCGGCAGCAACGTGGTCAACTATCTGCACCACGCCCATCCCGGAATCAAATGCATTTCGTTCGGCCTGCCCGATGCCTTCGTCACCCACGGCAGCATGGATGAGCTGTACCGTGAAGTCGGCCTCGACGCCGAAAGTCTGTCGGGAAAGATTCTGGAGTTTTACAAGGATAAGCCGTAA
- a CDS encoding secondary thiamine-phosphate synthase enzyme YjbQ, with product MNYHTATITCQTTRPIDIIDITADVRSALEESGLQQGTVTLLSRHTTACLNINEREERLMQDMTTWLKRFIPKDGDWLHNIETIDGRDNAHSHLLGLFMNSSETIPFSEGQLMLGKWQSIFFIELDGPRPKREVLVHIQGE from the coding sequence ATGAACTACCATACCGCCACCATCACCTGCCAGACAACGCGGCCAATCGACATTATCGACATCACCGCCGATGTGCGTTCGGCGCTCGAAGAATCCGGTCTGCAACAGGGCACCGTCACGCTGCTCAGCCGCCACACCACGGCCTGCCTCAACATCAACGAGCGGGAGGAGCGGCTCATGCAAGACATGACCACCTGGCTGAAGCGCTTCATCCCGAAAGATGGCGACTGGCTGCACAACATCGAAACCATTGATGGCCGCGACAACGCCCACTCGCACCTGCTGGGACTTTTCATGAACAGCTCCGAAACGATTCCGTTCTCCGAAGGCCAGCTCATGCTCGGCAAATGGCAGTCGATCTTTTTCATTGAACTTGATGGTCCGCGCCCAAAACGCGAAGTGCTGGTGCATATCCAGGGGGAATAA
- a CDS encoding alpha-amylase family glycosyl hydrolase: MFPLVYEINTRVWLKEISARLGHPITLEEVPDEELQILRDGKFTHVWLMGVWRPSRYSAAIAASHRGLRSELLDYLKDLQAEDIVSSPYSIPAYEVSKVIGGQEALVAFRKRLADMGIKLILDFVPNHMALDNRWLPEHPEYFVTISRHEQCHDPSSCFEYTKGKYLAHGKDPYFPPWTDTLQLNYANPATHEMMIHNLSHISDLCDGVRCDVAMLILKDVFNTTWQNLAGKMSEEFWPKAIEAIRHKHPKFLFLAESYWNRESELQQLGFDFTYDKPFYDYLGASPVNVPKLKGHLLADWEYQQKLCRFIENHDEVRASERFGPNHAVAALVMLTSPGMNLIHQGQMLGLKKKIPVQLIRHSKEPSDKALLHLYLKLFEFRREAVIQEGHTEWLELNTNGQSLCFGYCRTIPDVYAFILANFSATGIDTQFSHPALAGLGDSAITALSTRFPEHPHELHLHDSTLSIRLAPHEGVLLIAKNS, from the coding sequence ATGTTTCCTCTGGTTTATGAAATCAATACGCGAGTCTGGCTGAAAGAGATTTCGGCGAGGCTTGGGCACCCTATCACCCTTGAAGAGGTGCCCGATGAGGAGTTGCAGATTCTTCGCGACGGGAAGTTCACCCATGTCTGGCTCATGGGCGTGTGGAGACCGAGCCGCTACAGCGCGGCTATCGCGGCTTCGCATCGGGGGCTTCGCTCGGAGTTGCTCGATTATCTCAAGGATCTGCAAGCCGAGGATATTGTCAGCTCCCCCTACTCCATTCCGGCTTACGAAGTCAGCAAGGTCATCGGCGGTCAGGAGGCGCTCGTGGCGTTCCGCAAACGCCTGGCCGACATGGGCATCAAGCTGATCCTCGATTTCGTGCCGAACCACATGGCACTCGACAACCGCTGGCTGCCGGAGCATCCCGAATATTTCGTCACCATTTCGAGGCACGAGCAGTGCCACGATCCCTCATCCTGCTTCGAATACACCAAAGGCAAATATCTCGCGCACGGCAAAGACCCGTACTTCCCGCCCTGGACCGACACCCTGCAGCTCAACTACGCCAATCCGGCCACGCACGAAATGATGATCCACAACCTGTCGCACATCAGCGACCTGTGCGATGGCGTGCGCTGCGATGTGGCGATGCTGATCCTGAAGGATGTGTTCAACACCACCTGGCAGAATCTGGCCGGAAAGATGAGCGAGGAGTTCTGGCCGAAAGCGATCGAGGCGATCCGGCACAAGCACCCGAAGTTTCTCTTTCTTGCCGAATCGTACTGGAACCGCGAGTCGGAATTGCAGCAGCTGGGGTTCGATTTCACCTATGACAAACCGTTTTACGACTACCTCGGCGCCTCGCCGGTCAATGTGCCGAAACTCAAGGGCCACCTGCTCGCCGACTGGGAGTATCAGCAGAAGCTGTGCCGGTTCATCGAGAACCACGACGAGGTTCGCGCCTCGGAGCGCTTCGGCCCGAACCACGCGGTCGCGGCGCTGGTGATGCTCACCTCGCCCGGCATGAACCTGATCCACCAGGGGCAGATGCTCGGCTTGAAAAAGAAAATTCCCGTGCAGCTCATCCGCCATTCAAAAGAGCCTTCAGACAAGGCGCTTTTGCATCTGTACCTCAAACTGTTCGAATTCCGCCGTGAGGCCGTGATTCAGGAGGGGCATACCGAATGGCTCGAACTGAACACGAATGGCCAGTCGCTCTGTTTCGGCTACTGCCGGACGATTCCGGACGTTTACGCCTTCATTCTCGCCAACTTCTCGGCTACCGGCATCGACACGCAATTCAGCCATCCAGCGCTCGCGGGGCTTGGCGACTCGGCAATCACCGCCTTGTCAACCCGATTTCCGGAACATCCTCATGAACTTCATCTGCACGATTCGACCCTGAGCATCCGCCTCGCGCCCCACGAAGGAGTGCTGCTCATAGCCAAAAACAGCTGA
- a CDS encoding 4a-hydroxytetrahydrobiopterin dehydratase, which yields MTQLENKHCVPCEGTAAPMASEELQRQLSSLPEWTLVDDSGTSKLVRVFTFKDFQSALDFTNRVGQLAEAEGHHPALLTEWGKVTVSWWTHAIGGIHLNDVIMATKTEKLV from the coding sequence ATGACACAGCTCGAAAACAAGCATTGCGTGCCCTGCGAGGGGACGGCAGCTCCGATGGCTTCGGAAGAGCTTCAGCGGCAACTCTCCTCTCTGCCAGAGTGGACACTGGTCGATGACTCCGGCACCTCGAAACTGGTCAGGGTTTTCACGTTTAAGGATTTCCAGTCGGCGCTCGACTTTACCAACCGGGTTGGCCAGCTCGCCGAAGCCGAGGGGCACCATCCGGCGCTTCTGACCGAATGGGGCAAAGTGACCGTCTCGTGGTGGACGCACGCCATCGGAGGCATCCACCTGAACGACGTCATCATGGCGACGAAGACCGAAAAGCTGGTTTGA
- a CDS encoding ATP-dependent helicase, producing the protein MTDFLQGLNDVQRQAVLATEGPVMVLAGAGSGKTRVITYRIAHLIRNVGVLPQNILALTFTNKAAGEMRQRIDSILEYGSASSLWIGTFHSVFARLLRSYIHLIGYDRNFSIFDADDSKSLIKQCMKELNLSPETLPVNLVHSAISKAKNSFVLPPEFHRKAIDDQSQKISLVYERYVHKLRENNALDFDDLLIKPIELFTEQPRVLEQLQDYFKYLLIDEYQDTNRVQYLVAKMIAEKHRNIFVVGDDAQSIYSWRGADISNILNFNDDYGDAQVFKLVDNYRSTKTILDAANSVISRNTHQIKKELVANAGMGEPITLIEAFNEKREAEKVAEHIKSIRLSKGAQYRSFAVFYRTNAQSRVIEDMMRQNRIPYKIFGSVSFYKRKEIKDAVAYMRLVLNDRDSESLLRVINFPPRKIGDVSINKLKEFAEERNISLYEAVKRAGEGGFQARLVNALTQFTDLIEAMRKQAEEGTAYDVLSMLYETTGLLSLLKEENTPEALARHENLQELLSMTRDFADHNPNSATLGDFLSTISLASDYDETQESDNYVSLMTVHAAKGLEFPVVFVTGMEEKLFPLNSYEPGELEEERRLFYVAITRAREKLFLSWAQSRYMYGQPQMCMRSTFINEINPNIIVTEGGRKLSESPKKVAATAMAGRPVFGSSLRPQPGGSPAAKVPTVKPAGSARPTGAAKSEYRPGTRVQHAIFGPGTVLEVQGSGAKQKVKINFRTAGEKTLMVQYANLKIV; encoded by the coding sequence TTGACAGATTTTCTCCAGGGACTCAACGATGTTCAGCGACAGGCCGTGCTCGCTACCGAAGGCCCCGTGATGGTACTGGCGGGCGCGGGGTCGGGCAAGACTCGCGTCATTACCTACCGCATCGCGCACCTCATCCGCAACGTCGGGGTTTTGCCCCAGAACATTCTCGCCCTCACCTTCACCAACAAGGCGGCGGGCGAGATGCGCCAGCGTATCGACAGCATCCTCGAATATGGCAGCGCCTCCAGCCTCTGGATCGGCACCTTCCACTCGGTGTTCGCGCGGCTTTTGCGCAGCTACATCCACCTGATCGGCTACGATCGCAACTTCTCGATTTTCGATGCCGACGACAGCAAGAGCCTCATCAAGCAGTGCATGAAGGAGCTGAACCTGTCGCCCGAAACGCTGCCGGTGAACCTCGTGCACTCGGCCATCAGCAAGGCCAAGAACAGCTTCGTCCTGCCACCGGAGTTCCATCGCAAGGCGATCGACGACCAGTCGCAGAAGATTTCGCTGGTCTATGAGCGCTACGTGCACAAGCTGCGCGAGAACAACGCGCTCGATTTCGACGACCTGCTCATCAAGCCTATCGAGCTGTTCACCGAGCAGCCGCGTGTGCTGGAGCAGTTGCAGGACTATTTCAAGTACCTGCTCATCGACGAGTACCAAGACACCAACCGCGTGCAGTACCTGGTCGCCAAAATGATCGCCGAAAAGCACCGGAACATCTTCGTCGTTGGCGACGACGCGCAGTCGATCTACTCGTGGCGCGGGGCGGACATCTCGAACATACTCAACTTCAACGACGATTACGGCGACGCGCAGGTGTTCAAGCTGGTCGATAACTACCGCAGCACCAAGACGATTCTGGACGCGGCCAACAGCGTCATCAGCCGCAACACGCACCAGATCAAAAAGGAGCTGGTGGCCAACGCCGGTATGGGTGAGCCGATCACGCTGATCGAAGCGTTCAACGAAAAGCGCGAGGCCGAAAAGGTGGCCGAGCACATCAAGTCGATCCGGCTGTCGAAGGGCGCGCAGTACCGCTCGTTCGCGGTGTTTTACCGCACCAACGCCCAGTCGCGCGTGATCGAGGACATGATGCGCCAGAACCGCATTCCGTACAAGATTTTCGGCAGCGTGTCGTTCTACAAGCGCAAGGAGATCAAGGATGCCGTGGCCTACATGCGGCTCGTGCTGAACGACCGTGACAGCGAGTCGCTTCTGCGGGTCATCAACTTTCCGCCGCGCAAGATTGGCGACGTGAGCATCAACAAGCTCAAGGAGTTCGCCGAGGAACGGAACATTTCGCTCTATGAAGCGGTGAAGCGCGCGGGTGAGGGGGGCTTCCAGGCGCGGCTCGTCAACGCGCTGACGCAGTTCACTGACCTCATCGAGGCGATGCGGAAGCAGGCCGAAGAGGGCACCGCCTACGACGTGCTTTCGATGCTCTACGAGACCACCGGCCTGCTCTCGCTCTTGAAGGAGGAGAACACGCCCGAAGCGCTTGCGCGGCACGAGAACCTTCAGGAGCTGCTCTCGATGACGCGCGACTTTGCCGACCACAATCCCAATTCGGCCACGCTCGGCGACTTCCTCTCGACCATCTCGCTCGCCTCGGACTACGACGAAACACAGGAGTCGGATAACTACGTCTCGCTCATGACGGTGCACGCGGCGAAGGGTCTTGAATTTCCGGTGGTGTTCGTCACCGGCATGGAGGAGAAGCTGTTCCCGCTCAACAGCTACGAACCGGGCGAACTGGAGGAGGAGCGGCGGCTCTTCTACGTGGCGATCACCCGAGCGCGCGAAAAGCTGTTCCTCTCGTGGGCGCAGAGCCGCTATATGTATGGCCAGCCGCAGATGTGCATGCGCTCGACCTTCATCAACGAAATCAACCCCAACATTATCGTCACCGAAGGGGGGCGCAAGCTCTCCGAAAGCCCGAAAAAGGTCGCTGCGACGGCGATGGCCGGACGCCCGGTCTTCGGCTCGTCGCTGAGGCCTCAGCCGGGGGGCAGCCCGGCGGCAAAGGTGCCGACCGTCAAACCCGCCGGATCGGCGCGTCCCACCGGCGCGGCCAAAAGCGAGTACCGCCCGGGCACCAGAGTGCAGCACGCTATCTTCGGCCCCGGCACCGTGCTCGAAGTGCAGGGCAGTGGGGCGAAGCAGAAGGTCAAGATCAACTTCCGCACCGCCGGCGAAAAAACGCTGATGGTGCAGTACGCCAATCTGAAGATCGTGTGA